In Pseudomonas sp. PDNC002, the DNA window TGATGAAGGTGCCGAGAAACTCGGAGAACGGGAAGGTGTAGAAGGTGTTGTTCGGCCACATGCCGATGTTGAAGAAGCACTCGTCGGGGTTCAGGTCGCTGCGCAGTCTCACCCCGTAAGCCTCGCCCGCTTCGAGGTTGGCCGGGGCGATGTAGGTCCACCAGTTGTCGCGCTTGGTCAGGCGGTAGCCCTTGAAGTCGATCAGCTTGGCCAGGTCGATATGGCACGGCCCGGAGAGCTTGAAGTGATAGCCCTCGATGGAGTTATCCATGATCACCTTCCAGTTGGCCGGGACGATCACGTCCGCCTCCTCGATCAGGCGCATGTCGGCCAGATTCGGGAACACGCGATGCATCTCCTCGTCGGCGCCGGGGAACAGTTCGGCCAGTGACGGCGCGTTCGGATCGAGGTTGAAGTAGAGGAAGCCGCCCAGCTCTTCCAGGCGTACCTGCGGGATGGCGAATTCCGCCTTGTCGAAGTCCTTGATCCGCTCGCAACGCGGCGCACTGCGCAGCGCGCCATCCATCTCGTAGCACCAGGAGTGGTAGGCGCAGCGCACGATGCCACCGGTGTTGCCGCGACGTTCCTCCAGCAGGCGGTTGCCGCGGTGCTGGCAGACGTTGTGGAAGGCGCGGATGTCTCCGGCGCGACTGCGGGCGATGACGATGCTCTGGTCGAACAGATCGCAGACCACGTACTGACCGACTTCGGCGAATTCGCTCAGGTGTCCGGCGACATGCCAGGAGCGCAGGAAGATGTTGTCGCGCTCGGCCTTGAACAGCGCCTCGTCGAAGAAATAGCGCGACGGCAGGGTGAAGGCCTGCTCCGGGTCCTGGCGGTCCCAGCCGTCGATGGAAGTACGCAGTTTCAGGCTCTCGATGGACGACATGCTCGACTCTCCTCGGCTTCTTCTGGCGTGGCCGGCTCATGGTCCGGCGGCTCGGTTCGAGGACAAATCTAGGGGCACACCTGCGGCGACTCTTGATGAAAAACGACAAGTTTTCTGGGGGATTGATCAAGCGCCCCTGCCTTCGAAGCAGAGCGTGAAGAGAAAAAATCGAGCTTCCTGAAGGCTTGTTCGAAGCTCCCTCTCCCCAGCCCTCTCCCTGGAGGGAGAGGGAGCTATTCGTGCCGGCTGACGTATCGGTATGACTCTGCGCCGATCCAGTCCCCTCTCCCTTCGGAGCGGGGCGCGTAGCCAGGGCTAGGGAGAGGGCAACAGGGCACCGACACGAGACCATGACACCCCTTGGCAGCAAACGAACGCTGGCTGTCCGGATTCGCTCCCTCGCTCTCGTTGTCCACGCAAGGCCGTGGATTTCCAATGGAACCGAACGCGACGCAGCCTGCGCCGCACCCTGGAAATCCAGCCCCGGAGCCCGCCATGAGCCGCGACCTGAACGGCGTCAAAGTCCCCGACAGCAGCCTTGCCAAGGCCATCACCGAGATGGTCCGCGACAATGCCACTCCGCTGCTCTTCCACCATTCTTCGCGCGTCTATTACTGGGGCGCGCTGACCGGCGCGCGCAAAGAGCTGAAGTTCGACGCCGAACTGCTCTACGCCGGCGCGATGTTCCACGACATGGGCTTGATGCCGCGGTACTGCAGCCAGTGCGAACGCTTCGAAGTGGACGGCGCCGACTGCGCGGCCGAGTTCCTGCGCAGCCACGGCATCGCCGAAAGCGATATCGACACGGTATGGACCGCCATTGCCCTGCACACCACGCCGGGCATCCCGCAGCACATGAAGCCGGAGATCGCCCTGGTCACCGCCGGCGTGGAAATGGACGTGCTGGGCATCGCCTACGAGCAGTTCCCCGACGCCCAGCGCGACGCCGTGGTGGCCGCCCACCCGCGTGGCGGGCAGTTCAAGCAGGACATCCTGCAAGCCTTCTACGACGGCATCAAAGCCAAGCCGGAAACCACCTTCGGCAACGTGAAAGCCGACGTGCTGGCCATGAAGGACCCGGACTTCGTGCGCGGCAACTTCTGCGAGGTGATCCTGAATTCCGACTGGGCCAGCTAGGGTTTGGCGATCACGGGCGTGCCCAGCACACCGGGCTCGCCCAGCAGTTGCGTCAGCCACTGCATGAAGGCGCGCACCCGCTGCGGCAGGCGACGGTGAGCGTAGAGCAGGGAGATTTCCATGGGCGGCAGCGGCACGTCCTCCAGTATTCGCACCAGCCGCCCCGCTTCCAGGTCATCCAGCACGCCATGGATCGGCACCTGGATGATCCCCAGCGCGCCCATGGCCGCGCTCTCGTAGGCCTCGGCGTTGTTCACCGACAACGCTCCGCCCATCGGTACGTAACGCACCTCGCCCTGATCCAGGTACTCGAAGCCCGGTGGCCGCGCACCCAGCACCGTCACGTAGTGGATCAACCGGTGCCCCGCGAGGTCGTCCAATGACTGCGGCACGCCGCGCTCGGCAAGGTAGGACGGACTGGCGCAGGTCACTTGCGGGAACTGCCCGAGCGTGCGCGCCACCACCGACGGATCGTTCACCGAGCCGACCCGCACCACACAATCGAAACCCTCGCGCACCAGATCGACGCGGCGGTCGGTGCAGCTCACTTCCAACTCCAGCGCCGGGTGCCGCGCGAGGAACTCGCCCAGGCGCGGCATCACCAGCTTGCGCGCCATCACCGTCGGCATGTCCACCCGCAGGCGGCCGCCCAGGGCCTCGTCGTCCTGGCGGAACAGACCCTGGAGTTCGTCCAGCTGGGCCAGCATGTCCTTGCTGCGCTCGTAGAGCACCAGCCCGTCCTGGGTGGCGGTGACGCGCCTCGTGGTGCGTTGCAGCAGGCGCGTGCCGAGCAGCTCCTCCAGGGCCTGGACGTGCTCGGACACGGTGGAGCGCGGCAGGCCGAGCTGCTCGCCGGCCTGGGTAAAGCTGGCCAGCTCGGTGACGCGGACGAAGGTGCGCAGAAGGTCGGGACGGATCATGGTTTGGGTCTTCACTGAAGGGGACGCTGAACTGCCATTGTTCGCCATACCCGACCAGTATTTCCGATTTCAGCCGGTTTATCACTTATCGAGCGAACAATAAGCTCTTCCTCAATCCCCCCACACTCCAGCCCACAACAGGAGCTTCGCCATGACCCGCAAGATCGCCCTCATCACCGGTGCCAGCCGTGGCCTCGGCCGCAACGCCGCCCTGCACCTTGCCGCTGCCGGTGTCGACATCATCGGCACCTACCGCAGCCAGGCCGACGAAGCCCACGTCGTGGCCGCCGAGATCGAGCAGCACGGTGGTCGTGCCGTCATGCTGCCGCTGGACGTGGCCAACAGCGCCAGCTTCGATGCCTTCGTCGAACAGGTCCGCGCCGCCCTGCGCGACAGCTTCGGTCGTGAGCACTTCGACTTCCTGGTGAACAATGCCGGCATCGGTATCCATGCCGCCTTTGCCGACACCACCGAAGACCAGTTCGACCAGTTGATGAACATCCAGCTCAAGGGGCCGTTCTTCCTCACCCAGAAGCTGCTGCCGGTGATTGCCGATGGTGGTCGCATCCTCAACGTCTCCAGCGGCCTGACACGCTTCTCGCTGCCCGGCTACGCCGCCTATGCAGCCATGAAAGGCGCCATGGAAGTGCTGACCCGCTACCAGGCCAAGGAACTGGGTGCACGCGGCATCGGCGTGAACATCCTGGCCCCCGGTGCCATCGAGACCGATTTCGGCGGCGGCCTGGTGCGCGACAACGCCGAGGTGAACCAGCAGATCGCCAGCAACACCGCCCTGGGCCGCGTGGGCCTGCCGGACGACATCGGCGGCGCCATCACCACTCTGCTCTCCGAGGGTGGCCGGTGGATCAACGGCCAGCGCGTGGAGGCGTCGGGCGGCATGTTCCTCTGACCCGCATGACGGGATGACCCCGAGCGTGGGAGCGGACTCCGTCCGCGATAGGTCCGCATCGCGCCGGAACCCATCGCGGACAGGGTCCGCTCCTACGAATTCTGATGTCTCGTACCCTGCAGGAGCGGGCCCGCGAACCCCTCCCCGGCTTCGCGCCACCTGCGCGCTCCCCGCCCCTGCGAACGCCCGGCGCCTAGGCGTGGCGATTACTTCAGGTGGCGCTCGGCGGCGATCTCCGGCAGGTCGGTGCGGCGCAGGTAGGTGATCAGCGCTTCGTTGAGGTTCAGCCGATCGTGGATGTTCTGTTCGGCGAGAATCTGCAGGCATTCGCGGCTCAGGGTCATCACCGCGCCGGTCTTTGGCGCCCAGACGAACTCGCAGGCCGGGCGGATGCTGTCCTCGGCCACGTCCATGCCGAAGGAGTCCTCGCTGAAGCGCACGATGTACTTGCCGGTCTTGAGGTTGAAGCCGACGAAGCCGGACAGCCCGTCGGCGGCGTTGCAGATATCGCTGGAAGTGATGGCCATGGTGGTGCCCCCTGGATTTTTCCTGTTATGGATTCGCACGCAGGAGGTCCCCGCTTCTGTGAGCGGGTGAACGGCGAATTCTGACAGTCTTGCTGTCGTGTGCTCAGGGGCGGGTTGTCGCACCCCGTGCTGTTGCCTGGGCAACAGTTGCCCAGCAGCGTTGCGCCGGGCGGAACAGCGGTCGCTGTCCCGGTGAATCGCCAAGTTTCTGATCTGCCGGGAATTTCCGTCCGTGGCACGGCTTTCGCTCTGTACACCCTGCGGCACCTTCGCCGCTGTGCAGCATCGAGGAGCCGAACCATGAGCCAACAACCGATCCGCTTCGCCTACTGGGTCCCCAACGTCAGCGGCGGCCTCGTAGTCAGCAAGATCGAACAGCGCACCCACTGGGACATCGACTACAACCGCCAGCTGGCGCGCATCGCCGAGGACGCCGGATTCGACTACGCCCTGACGCAGATTCGCTTCACCGCCGGTTATGGCGCCGAGAACCAGCACGAGTCGGTGGCTTTCAGCCACGCGCTGCTGGGCGCCACCGAAAAGCTCAAGGTGATCGCCGCCATCCTCCCCGGCCCCTGGACGCCCTCGCTGGCCGCCAAGCAACTGGCAACCATCGACCAGCTCACCGCCGGGCGCATCGCGGTGAACATCGTCAGCGGCTGGTTCAAGGGCGAGTTCCAGGCCATCGGCGAGCCGTGGCTGGAACACGATGAGCGCTACCGCCGCTCGGAGGAATTCATCCG includes these proteins:
- a CDS encoding LysR family transcriptional regulator: MIRPDLLRTFVRVTELASFTQAGEQLGLPRSTVSEHVQALEELLGTRLLQRTTRRVTATQDGLVLYERSKDMLAQLDELQGLFRQDDEALGGRLRVDMPTVMARKLVMPRLGEFLARHPALELEVSCTDRRVDLVREGFDCVVRVGSVNDPSVVARTLGQFPQVTCASPSYLAERGVPQSLDDLAGHRLIHYVTVLGARPPGFEYLDQGEVRYVPMGGALSVNNAEAYESAAMGALGIIQVPIHGVLDDLEAGRLVRILEDVPLPPMEISLLYAHRRLPQRVRAFMQWLTQLLGEPGVLGTPVIAKP
- a CDS encoding DUF2025 family protein → MAITSSDICNAADGLSGFVGFNLKTGKYIVRFSEDSFGMDVAEDSIRPACEFVWAPKTGAVMTLSRECLQILAEQNIHDRLNLNEALITYLRRTDLPEIAAERHLK
- a CDS encoding aromatic ring-hydroxylating dioxygenase subunit alpha → MSSIESLKLRTSIDGWDRQDPEQAFTLPSRYFFDEALFKAERDNIFLRSWHVAGHLSEFAEVGQYVVCDLFDQSIVIARSRAGDIRAFHNVCQHRGNRLLEERRGNTGGIVRCAYHSWCYEMDGALRSAPRCERIKDFDKAEFAIPQVRLEELGGFLYFNLDPNAPSLAELFPGADEEMHRVFPNLADMRLIEEADVIVPANWKVIMDNSIEGYHFKLSGPCHIDLAKLIDFKGYRLTKRDNWWTYIAPANLEAGEAYGVRLRSDLNPDECFFNIGMWPNNTFYTFPFSEFLGTFIMIPLDAERSLLRFGYYSANEQTAEVSKACMRWMNEELGPEDIALNISVQKGLHSMGYDQGRYMIDAERSNESEHLVHHFHRLVFQGIHGAQL
- a CDS encoding HD domain-containing protein codes for the protein MSRDLNGVKVPDSSLAKAITEMVRDNATPLLFHHSSRVYYWGALTGARKELKFDAELLYAGAMFHDMGLMPRYCSQCERFEVDGADCAAEFLRSHGIAESDIDTVWTAIALHTTPGIPQHMKPEIALVTAGVEMDVLGIAYEQFPDAQRDAVVAAHPRGGQFKQDILQAFYDGIKAKPETTFGNVKADVLAMKDPDFVRGNFCEVILNSDWAS
- a CDS encoding SDR family oxidoreductase, with protein sequence MTRKIALITGASRGLGRNAALHLAAAGVDIIGTYRSQADEAHVVAAEIEQHGGRAVMLPLDVANSASFDAFVEQVRAALRDSFGREHFDFLVNNAGIGIHAAFADTTEDQFDQLMNIQLKGPFFLTQKLLPVIADGGRILNVSSGLTRFSLPGYAAYAAMKGAMEVLTRYQAKELGARGIGVNILAPGAIETDFGGGLVRDNAEVNQQIASNTALGRVGLPDDIGGAITTLLSEGGRWINGQRVEASGGMFL